DNA from Mucilaginibacter mallensis:
CGGCAATGCGATTGCCACGGGGCAGTATACCGGCTATCAGTATTTCTTCCTCATCAAAATTGTCTTCCAGTATCTGGTAGGCAATACGATCAATCTTTTGCTGTATCTGCTGCTGATTTAATATAAGGAGTTTTTTTGCTGACATATTTTTTGAGTTGAAGGTTGAAAGTTACAAGTTGAAAGTGGCTATCATCCTCTTTATTATATATTACAAATTAAAGGTATAAAGTTAAAAGTGAATTCATCAAACAAAAAATACTTTCAACTTTTAACCTTCAACGTACAACTAATCCTTAACGTATGGGAAGAAAACAAAGTTGGCGCCTTCAGGTACTATAACAAATACGCACATAAAATCGTGCGGGTTTTTATAGGTATCAATAAAACGTTGTTTTAGCTCTTTTTTTATTACGCCGCGCTCAATAAATTCCTCGAGGGTTGAGGCGTGGATAGACCATTCGCTGTTGATATCGTGCCTGTCCAGGATCACCTCGCCCAGCGCTATCTCATGCTGGTGCGCGATAAAAATAGGGTATGACGATAAGCCTTCAACCATTATCTCAATAGCTACTTCTTTTATTGATTCATTAAAAAACCTGAGGTCAGTCTCCAGGCTCAACAGCGGGCTCTGCTTTTTATCGTTATTATATTCGTTTAAAAGTTCTTCGGGTTCCATTTTAATTATTGAATTAGTGAATGAGTGATTTAGTGAATTGATATTCACATCTTCAAATCATCAAATTTTCAAATTAGCACATTAATTATTCCGCAGCACTAATAGCACCACATTTTCCACGTGCTGAGTATGAGGGAACATATCAACCGGTTGTATTTTTACGGTGTCGTATTTTTCCTTTAGCACCAGCAAATCGCGGGCCTGGGTTGCGGCATTGCAGCTTACATATACAATTTTAGGGGCTTCAATTTCCATTAAGCGGGCAACCACATCGGGGTGCATGCCTGCGCGCGGCGGATCGGTGATGATCACATCCGGCTTGCCATGTTCGGCAATAAATTCCGGCACTAGCACATCCTTCATATCACCGGCGTAAAACTTAGTGTTGGTGATATTATTAATGGCCGAATTGATCTTCGCGTCCTCTATCGCTGTAGGCACATACTCTACCCCTACTACTTCCTTAACATGCCCGGCCACAAAATTAGCTATGGTACCGGCACCTGTGTACAGGTCATAAACCAGTTCATCACCTTTAAATCCGGCGAAGTCGCGGGTTATTTCATACAAGCGCAGTGCCTGCTCGGAGTTGGTTTGATAGAATGATTTCGGGCCGATCCTGAAGCGGATGCCGTTCATCTCCTCATATATATACTCCGGGCCGCGAAATGCTACCACATCCTGGTCGAAAATAGTATCGTTCTTCTTTTGATTTACGATGTACAGCAGCGAGGTGATCTGCAAAAAGGTATCGCCAATGAAATTCATCATCTTGCTGATCTCTTCTTCAGTTACATAGGCAAACACTACGATTACCATCAGTTCACCAGTTGATGAGGTGCGGATGATGAGGTTGCGCAAAGCCCCCGCATGGCCTTTCAAATCGTAATAGCTGTAGCCCTCGCGTTTAGCAAACTCATCAATACTGTTACGGATGGCATTTGATGGGTCGGCTTGCAGGTAGCAGTGCTGAATATTCAGTATCTTATCAAACCTGCCGGGAATGTGAAAACCCAGGGCGTCCATTTCGGCCGGCTCATCAGTACGATTCTCGCCGTCCATCAGCCAGCGTTTATTGCTGAAGGTAAATTCCAGCTTATTGCGGTAATATCTATCGGCAGGCGATGCTACTATAGGCATCATGCCTTCTACATCAATTTTAGCTATACGGCCCAACGCATCGGTTACCGACTTTTGCTTGAATTTTAGTTGCGCCTCATAGGTCATGTGCTGCCATTTACAGCCGCCACAGGTACCAAAATGCGCACAGAAAGCTTCAACCCGATATTCGGATGGTTTTTTGAGGTTGACGATCTTTGCCTCGCCAAAATTCTTTTTGCTGCGGTATACCTGTACATCGGCAATATCACCGGGAATGG
Protein-coding regions in this window:
- the rlmD gene encoding 23S rRNA (uracil(1939)-C(5))-methyltransferase RlmD; its protein translation is MSRNKANYNKIFEDVEIIDIAEEGKGVGKTDDFVLFVDKAIPGDIADVQVYRSKKNFGEAKIVNLKKPSEYRVEAFCAHFGTCGGCKWQHMTYEAQLKFKQKSVTDALGRIAKIDVEGMMPIVASPADRYYRNKLEFTFSNKRWLMDGENRTDEPAEMDALGFHIPGRFDKILNIQHCYLQADPSNAIRNSIDEFAKREGYSYYDLKGHAGALRNLIIRTSSTGELMVIVVFAYVTEEEISKMMNFIGDTFLQITSLLYIVNQKKNDTIFDQDVVAFRGPEYIYEEMNGIRFRIGPKSFYQTNSEQALRLYEITRDFAGFKGDELVYDLYTGAGTIANFVAGHVKEVVGVEYVPTAIEDAKINSAINNITNTKFYAGDMKDVLVPEFIAEHGKPDVIITDPPRAGMHPDVVARLMEIEAPKIVYVSCNAATQARDLLVLKEKYDTVKIQPVDMFPHTQHVENVVLLVLRNN